The proteins below come from a single Xyrauchen texanus isolate HMW12.3.18 chromosome 3, RBS_HiC_50CHRs, whole genome shotgun sequence genomic window:
- the gdnfb gene encoding glial cell line-derived neurotrophic factor, with protein sequence MKIWSVVMLMCALMLRSASSMPLVLQNPNQAGTQTLHYTEPHRQYSQRLDLLYQDPQRKTYTSEPKDLPDHHTNKHLEPPTFSDSWATHHSGFVHRMKRSPKLRRFLHRMAVNRKRPSREERERGRGGKERGCALRQVQMKVSDLGLGYKSQEELIFSYCSGVCTNSLTNYDKILTSLMANGKKRLRNFPPTACCRPIEYDGDLSFLDDNLIYHTMERHSARKCGCV encoded by the exons ATGAAGATCTGGAGTGTGGTGATGCTGATGTGTGCATTGATGCTGAGAAGTGCATCCTCCATGCCGCTGGTTCTACAGAACCCAAACCAAGCCGGAACCCAAACCTTACACTACACAGAACCACACAGACAATATTCTCAAAGACTGGACCTGCTTTATCAGGACCCACAGAGAAAAACATACACTTCTGAGCCCAAAGATCTGCCTGACCACCATACAAACAAACATCTGGAACCACCAACTTTTTCAG ACAGTTGGGCGACACACCATTCAGGCTTCGTCCACAGAATGAAGAGATCTCCAAAACTGAGAAGGTTTCTACATAGGATGGCGGTGAATAGAAAGAGACCAAGccgtgaggagagagagagaggaagaggagggaaAGAACGAGGATGTGCGCTAAGACAAGTCCAGATGAAAGTGTCTGATCTGGGTTTGGGCTACAAGAGTCAGGAAGAGTTGATCTTCAGCTACTGCAGCGGTGTGTGTACAAACTCACTCACAAACTACGACAAAATCCTCACCAGCCTCATGGCCAATGGTAAAAAACGACTGCGTAACTTCCCTCCCACAGCCTGCTGCCGACCAATCGAGTACGATGGCGACCTGTCATTTTTGGATGATAACCTGATATACCACACCATGGAGAGGCACTCCGCACGGAAATGTGGATGTGTCTGA